Proteins encoded in a region of the Candidatus Nanopelagicales bacterium genome:
- a CDS encoding zinc-binding dehydrogenase, whose product MLAAYANSSDFQNPLSCLVVGDRPEPQARPGWTTVAMRAASLNQHDLWSLRGIGLPPDRLPMILGCDAAGIDQEGNEVIAYPIVADAPVGMDETMDRSRTILSELHQGTFAELVTVPQRNLIPKPADWSWAEAACLPTAWLTAYRMLAVRSGLKPGNTVLVQGAGGGVATACIMLGRAMGMRVWATSRSEAKRERALGIGAHQVFESGARLPERVDAVMETVGAATWEHSVKVLKPGGTIVISGATTGPNPPASLTRIFFMQLSVVGSTMGTQEDMSNLVALCSLAGIRPLVDHTVSLAQARDGFAAMESGDLFGKIVITNE is encoded by the coding sequence ATGCTTGCTGCCTACGCGAACTCGTCGGACTTTCAGAACCCACTTTCCTGCCTGGTTGTTGGCGACCGACCGGAACCGCAAGCACGGCCCGGCTGGACGACTGTGGCCATGCGCGCGGCAAGCCTGAACCAACACGACTTGTGGAGCCTGCGAGGAATCGGCCTGCCCCCCGACCGGTTGCCGATGATCCTCGGCTGCGACGCCGCCGGGATCGACCAAGAGGGCAACGAGGTCATCGCCTACCCAATCGTCGCCGACGCACCAGTCGGGATGGACGAGACGATGGATCGGTCGCGCACCATCCTCTCCGAACTCCATCAGGGCACTTTCGCCGAGCTTGTGACCGTGCCCCAACGGAATCTGATCCCCAAGCCAGCCGACTGGAGTTGGGCCGAGGCCGCTTGCCTACCCACGGCATGGCTGACGGCCTACCGGATGCTCGCCGTGCGCTCGGGTCTCAAGCCGGGCAACACCGTTTTGGTACAGGGTGCTGGCGGAGGTGTCGCGACTGCCTGCATCATGCTCGGCCGGGCGATGGGCATGCGGGTGTGGGCGACCAGCAGGAGCGAAGCCAAACGTGAACGCGCATTGGGCATTGGCGCACACCAGGTATTTGAATCCGGCGCGCGACTACCGGAACGGGTGGACGCCGTCATGGAGACCGTCGGCGCCGCAACCTGGGAACACTCCGTCAAGGTGCTGAAGCCGGGCGGGACCATCGTGATTTCTGGAGCGACGACTGGCCCGAACCCACCTGCCTCGCTCACCCGGATCTTCTTCATGCAGCTATCCGTGGTCGGATCGACGATGGGAACGCAGGAGGACATGAGCAACTTGGTCGCCCTGTGCTCACTGGCAGGCATCCGACCGCTTGTGGACCACACGGTGTCGTTGGCACAAGCACGCGATGGATTCGCGGCCATGGAGTCCGGGGACCTATTTGGCAAGATCGTCATCACCAACGAGTAA